The nucleotide sequence TTGAAGATTTTAACGTTTTTGTTAGAATCTCTCGTGTATTGTTGGATGTCTTGGATTTCACATGCAGATATGTTAAAGTTTTTCTATTCTATAAGCCAAATGGGTTAAAATGGTTAAAGTAATTTTTGCACTACCGGTGCTACTAATGGTACTTGTACGAAACTTTAATATTGCACAAAGTTATTCCCATTGTCGAATAAGATTTTATTTCTGTTCCCAAAGCAACCAAAAGTGTACAGCAAACATTATTCCATTAGGAAgatctttttttcctcatacaaGAAACATTAACATTTGTTTTTAGTGTGTCTTTTTATCCCCATGTGGGGTATATAAACACTCAAAAGCCGCGTAGTTTGTCTCGTCGCTACAGTAACCAACCATTGCGGCGGATGTATGGGAGTCTCAATGAGATTTTGTGCTCTAGCAGTGAGAAAGAgagaattttatgaatttatgtAGGCTTCTCTAGCATACATTTGCGAGTGAATATCTCTCTTTGAGTCTGACCATGCCCAAGGGCAAGTCAATTGCACCGTTCCATCTCTTTTTCGCGCCAAGAAGCCGTTATAGTGGAATGCTGATGCTTCGAGatattaatcaaaattatttagattttgGACACCTATCGGTCACAAAATTGGAAAATCGTGGTCATCATTGAGCACAAAAGAGATTTTTGTTAGGAAGTTGCTTTGGAAGTGAGAGAGTTTGAAGCAGAGAATTTaggtaaatttttctaaaattatcctCATTAATTTTACATTTCCTACATTCCCGTGTTGAGGTTGTTTTTCGCAAAACGTGTGTCATGTCGTGTCTACCTGCGAGTGGGCAGAAAGTTTGTCACACTAAAAGAAGCTATTTATACCAAGAAAACGGGCTTAGGGTAGGGATCTTTCCGTATGGTAATATTTCAGGCAAGAATTGTCCAAGAGGTGTGACGAGAATTGAGAAGGAGTGGCTCCTCCAAGCAATTGATTTTATTGCCCATATGCAAAAGTTTCCATACAATTGATGCAGTTTATTTTGGGCGATTTTGAAAGGGGGTTCGGGATTTGAATCCAAAAGCTAACTTTTTTTGTCTGAGATATGGTTGAGTTCTGAAGAAAAAAActtctaggggaaagtgctcatgcttcgtacgatctcatgcttcgtaataactaaatCTTTCGTCTGTTTCTATAAATAAACGTGACTGCACAatcgcgtcgtgcgatttttttttattttttgatatgttttagagattacctaggcgGACATTTGATCGTATACGAAAGtaccgttgaattattttcttaataacgatttttcaaggttaaaaagacactagagagcgcacttatcaagcgaatggatcatgtttgagctcgttggaaagtcCTTGGAATtccctataaaactgaaccggttctaatcggttctgaaccggcaatgaaccggttcacagccgataattaatttatatccgaaaatcaattctattacttttaaaacaattttggttgatcttttgaatgatttatgaatcggtttaaatcggttgagaaccggtaaatggttaATGaggcgaaagtatttttgaggtatatagcatctaagttcgagcatttcacaaagcctggaacgctttgctacctctttttttatttgtcatAATTTTTGtcgatttatttattaattttttgagctttatttgatttttttttaacatacccCGTTTATGAAAATCGAATGTATTTATGAcagtttgattttatttaaaagaaaagatgAGGTCGGTATGTTCGAAAAGCGATGCTAGCGCCACTAACgccaattacataaatttttcataaaactaGTAAACTGCAAGGCATTCtctttcatttaaattctttaaatttttatgtttttttttttttaatttctgttaATAAAGCATAGGGTAAATtaacctaattcaaaacctgctccaaatggaaatttttcgctactccaaatggaaacggcattgttttcacgataaatacagtactaaattattatatttatatattttttataccaaagtttcattatttagttaatttttctccaaataaagcgaaaatccattcatattcacaaattttaatttgttaatttctcagaaaaattaaaagtgtaccttttcaccatcgaatttttcatatatCGACcaagttttccaatgaaaaatacaatgaagtgactgttgtttattcgttttgtttaacatttatataatatttctggttaattttagttaaactaagtgctaatctttattgttaacagtacgtgaagtgttcaaatgaaataattacttatttcgtgaacaaaaagggtttttctgaagtgtctgcaaatgcttcaataggaaaccctggaaatatgattttttggagagattttcttattgttttagatgggaaaggagaaaagaaaagaccaggaataagaacaaatcctgcactcaagagcaactcaacaaggttttggaagcctttcgtcgcagtttcacttacactgtttgtctccaattagaaactttctcttgtctccatttggattaatttaattccaatagaagcattttacgctcgcgtatttttcttgtatttaagaagttttaaaaattatatttaaaaaattttcactaaacagtaacattcttgaagagtcaaggagcaaattcatgtaattctcttcagaaaaaatatgtacttattgtgttgaatcttctgtcaaagctaaagcgtctggaaatggttttgaattaggacatttaccctacctaACGAAAACAGAAAGATTTGTCAGATTTTAcattttagtcaagatacagtTATAACAGACGACACGGAGATTTTATCTAAGAAACAAACCACTAagggagattttccaagactcctttttatgtgttttttttttaaatttctgttAATAAAGCATACCTGAAGAAAACAGAAATATTTGTCAGATTTTAcattttagtcaagacacagtTATAACAGACACCACGGAGAGTTTATCTCAGAAACAAACCACTAAGGGAGATTCTTCAATTTTAACGGAAATTTTAACTCTAGTAGTATCACAGTAAAGCTTTTAATTTACAGGCAAAAGGCTAAAGAATGAGTCAAGCCACATCGAAGCAAACAGGAAGAAGGACACCGCAGTCAAAGCCAAAGCAGATGGGCAGTGTAATTGATGGCTCAATGGTTGTTTCAATCAACACTTTAGACAAGAGTGTTGCAGATGAATTCGCAGAGGCCAGCAAAGTAATTGTGGCATCTCCGAAGAAGGACACTAAGGAAGCCAAAGTTTCCAAGAGTCCTGCAGAGAAAGCAGCAGCAAGTGCTGCAAAGGAAGAGACCAAGAATGAGAGTGTTCAGAATGGATCAGCTTCAGAGAAGAAGGTGGAAAATGGGAAAGAGAATGGGAGTGAGAAGAAGGAAGAAGTGAAGGAAGGCAAAGAAGTAAAAGATTTAAAGGAAGTTACTAACGGTGAGGGAGGAAAAGTGAGGGAGAGTCCGAGGCAGAAGGCCAAGGAAGCAGAGAAAAAAGCAGCTCAAGTGGCTAAAAATGACGAAGAGAAACAACCAgctaaaaatgaagaaaagtcTGAAGTTGTGGAGAAAAAGTCTGATGCAAAGCCTGAACTCAATGCTTCAGCGGCTTCTCTGGCCAAGGAGAAGGAGCTCAAGGGATTCAAGGATAACGGAGAAGAGACAGTAGGTTCGATTGTGCTGCAGCCAGAAGAAGTGTCAGGGACACTCTTTGACTCTCCACGTCCCAATAAGACTCCCGGAAAGGGACTGAAGGGTACTACTCCGAATAGGGCCCGTGTCAGTCCCTTCCGGAAGTCCGAGAGACTGCAGAATGTGAGCACAGCCGTGAATTTGAGCACAGTTAGTGAACAGAGTGGCGAAGTGGCTCAGTCCCCAGCTGTGGATCAATCCTTCGGCTCATTGCGTCACATCACGGGCAGGCGCAGCATGACCAATCGTCCATTGCGCGAATACACCTTCCAGAGTATCCACCGGGAGTCGTACCGCAAACTAGACGATGACTCCATTTCCAGTGTCAATGCTACTGTTGGATCTGAGATCCACTGCGACAGCTTCCGTACGCCCATCGTGGCTTCGGTCAAGGGGCGCAAGAGGGAGCTGACGCCGCAAGACAGTGACGATGACATTCTCATTGTGGACAAGACGCCAGCTGCATCGAAGCGAGCGAGACTGGATTTCAGTGCTCTTCTCGGATTCATGGCCAGTCCAGTTACACTGCTGCGCAATAAATTTCAGGTTAGTGAATTTCTACTAAGCATTTTTTGTTACAGGTTTTTGAGTCGCTGAAAAGTCCTTTTCTCAAGATTCCTTGCATTTTAGGACAGAATAGCCTAAttctaatattattattaatattttttgataatcatTGTTCCAGATTAAttgaaaatccattaaaattgctaagattaattaaaatgttttttttttagattaactgcattttttttagcttaaaagtaTCTCAGACTTTGCAAAgagctcgaactcgtgacttagatgttatacctcaaaagcattttcgcatcatttaccattaaccgattaaaaccgatttataaatattactcaaaagactccacaaaatatttttaattcattcattcattcattcattcattttcaaccgcttatccctattggggtcgcgagcccatgacatccaatctagcagcccacgcctgtcggtcctccgccacttcaggaagatgttcgggttcgatcccgaggcgttccaaggcaagattctgaatttgattcagccaccttgtcctaggtctgcctcgaggccgaggtctcctcacaatggcttgcatagcttttctggggaatatttttaagagtaataaaattgattttcgaacgaaaattacttatcggttcaaaaCCAGTTCGACCGGTTCATTATCGCTTCATAACCGGGTATTAATTagtcagttttatcggaaatccCAAGGCCTTCCCAACGAgatcaaacatgataccattcagatgagaaaaacattttctatagcctttttaatatttgaccttgaaaaatcgttattaggaatgattcaacgggactTTCTTACATGGACATGAATTTGAAGGTGAAGGTGTGGGGTGGAGAAAAATGTgcgggcatgttaacgatcgtTGGGTCGAATTATGTGGTGCCCAGAAGGTTCCAAGATGCTATCTCATACCGTTTAGCTTCTAGAgttggcgacagccggacggacagacggacaaacggacaaacagcgtgacaacatttctcaaaaattgtatgaaacgcaaagagttattgagaaaactgCTCTCCGGGGAGtagaaattagaaattttagggcggtgaaaaaaaaatgagattttataaCACTGCTTTCTCTGTGAAGTTCCAGcagtaaaataatttcttaaaatgtcctaaaatgttcaaaattctttaaatttagaaaCTTCTTAATTTCTCAACGCTATAGTTCTGCCCTCGGACGGTGGACACAGGAAACCTTCTGATTAACTTAATCAGAACTTAACGGAATTTTCGGATTATCCACTTTTCACTGCTAGTTACAATGCGATacaaaaaaactttctttttcggtcgttattattattattaatcgtatcggaatactttgttacaatgtaattatGTTATTATATTGCTGTTGCATTCCGTgatggaagaatccgctaagaccatgtgtagaccgcccaggagcgccttcccttcttccatgctcccagagttttTGTAGGCAGATTTGCCTACGcctaaaatgcaccgcctcgaggcggtgcattttattacgttttatcatagtgaaaatgtatttttctgacattcagttgcttgcatcaggcaggactcgaactcacaacttttgAGAGTCGCGTCAGAAATCTCGTCCGCCCAAGACTAGctatcttgcctattgcgccactgagatccccagcTGTTAAAGCAGTTCTTGACACATGGAAAAAATGGCGCCTCGACGTCTCTTGGTTTCAATTCGTAAGGCGCCCAATTTCCTTGCTTTTGATTCATTCCTAGAACTCTAAGGCGTTTTGAAATAGCTTGGTGAGTCACTCCCAATGATTTTGCAAGTTCCTTTTGCGCCTGACACGGATCTTCATCGAGCAAGTCCTTCCAGTTTCTCGTCTTTAAACTTTCTCGGTGCTCCAGAACGAGATTTGTCATTGacgtcaaagttattctttttgaaGCGTCTAAACTAAACTAATCTCTTCATGTTGTTTCTGATGGAGCATGTTTGTCGTAAGTCTCCACAAGATTTCTATGTGCTTCAGGCGCAGATTTCTTCAGAAATGAGGCTTTATCGTCCCGTCACTAGTCATTTTAAACTTTATGAAGAAATATGTTGTTTATACTTTTCCGAAACAAATGTACTAATTACAATCTATTGATAAAGAATCATTATGACGTTGGTTACAAAATACCGCCAGCACCTACAGACTTTGACAGCATTATCTATCGGTGAACAGCGAGAACTTTTTTGTACccctaataatatttttaatacaaattgaattttttttattacttctcaaggagtgttacttggaaccttgtagacaatttatcgtctttattatctctaaaatcatttttaatacattttaaaatgaataaaaatgtagacatagctttggtggcctattccgaccaccctcattctcatagttccttgcccttccggaa is from Phlebotomus papatasi isolate M1 chromosome 1, Ppap_2.1, whole genome shotgun sequence and encodes:
- the LOC129799899 gene encoding uncharacterized protein LOC129799899, with the protein product MSQATSKQTGRRTPQSKPKQMGSVIDGSMVVSINTLDKSVADEFAEASKVIVASPKKDTKEAKVSKSPAEKAAASAAKEETKNESVQNGSASEKKVENGKENGSEKKEEVKEGKEVKDLKEVTNGEGGKVRESPRQKAKEAEKKAAQVAKNDEEKQPAKNEEKSEVVEKKSDAKPELNASAASLAKEKELKGFKDNGEETVGSIVLQPEEVSGTLFDSPRPNKTPGKGLKGTTPNRARVSPFRKSERLQNVSTAVNLSTVSEQSGEVAQSPAVDQSFGSLRHITGRRSMTNRPLREYTFQSIHRESYRKLDDDSISSVNATVGSEIHCDSFRTPIVASVKGRKRELTPQDSDDDILIVDKTPAASKRARLDFSALLGFMASPVTLLRNKFQRANIQSSTPNQSFVVEELDNNGTEKEIDMECSKDEKSVEFGQELKEDLKVGPEGTGENLELLKDKVEDIEMKTPAQGRRVCIVM